A stretch of Imperialibacter roseus DNA encodes these proteins:
- a CDS encoding polysaccharide biosynthesis tyrosine autokinase: MTESSNTSGAGLGSDVNESEAFNDLDVEKLLQVVRSSILYVAAIFAVAGTASYAFLRYTKPVYESESQLKLNIQNEAVILGVQNPLENSGVNSLSGEIELLKSNLFFSRVVEAINYNVSYHYYGNILTEERYRNSPFVVSYKLHNAGFFDRPIDIEIISENEFELSFPPAEQSGTSRHEFGETISTADYNLLIEKTENFADDNGIGKYYFTINSESALINFFQSNVTVQPLNFSAKTIKISLRDFNKYKARDFVTAIDTLYLKYTTEEKNQAIEQKLSFLNEQLGITERKIEEYEDYFENFTIENRTTNIQTDLGRTIVLLQSLDSQRYDLQNKLTNIQMAQEQMDRNEPLLLANYSSRSLPEFISSSLTEYNKLFGERELLLGSYSENTYAVSRMTQRLATLKKNVTSITEEYRENLVKALRELDVRKANLERNFVELPSMGTEFNKTRRFYNLQEEFYFSLIKSKAELEIAKAGTVQDFDILSPASLPVDPVHPKQLLIYGVGAVSGLLLSLLFIGLRYLLDNKISHQRELERLVSVPVLGSIPVYKREKLLTTRLLVHKVPQSVLSESLRSIRTNMDFLLNGGDQRVIAVTSTISGEGKTFVAVNLGGILAKTGQKVLVVDLDMRKPKIHLAFGREKDDKGMSTVLIGRDKFEDCVQTTEIEGLEYLGAGPIPPNPSELMLGERFDNFIRQASKTYDVVILDTPPVGLVTDGVIVMKKADLTLYVVRADYSRKVFLKTLQKLIKMNKFNNISVILNSVKILNKKGYGYGYGYGYGYGYYDEDHKEKS, encoded by the coding sequence AGGAGTAGTATTTTGTATGTGGCAGCCATTTTTGCTGTCGCTGGAACCGCTTCATACGCTTTTCTCAGATACACCAAGCCCGTATACGAATCCGAGTCGCAACTGAAACTCAATATTCAGAATGAAGCAGTGATTTTGGGGGTGCAAAATCCCCTGGAGAACTCTGGCGTGAACTCGCTATCAGGTGAGATCGAACTTCTTAAATCAAACCTGTTTTTCAGTCGGGTGGTTGAGGCGATTAATTACAATGTGTCTTACCACTACTATGGGAATATCCTTACTGAGGAGCGATACCGGAACAGCCCATTTGTGGTTAGTTATAAGTTGCATAACGCTGGTTTTTTCGATAGGCCTATCGATATCGAAATTATTTCGGAAAACGAATTTGAACTATCCTTTCCACCAGCTGAGCAGTCAGGCACCTCCCGGCATGAATTTGGCGAAACCATCAGCACCGCTGACTACAACCTTCTGATTGAGAAGACTGAGAATTTCGCCGATGACAACGGTATTGGCAAATATTACTTTACGATTAACAGCGAGTCGGCCCTGATAAATTTTTTCCAGTCAAACGTTACGGTTCAGCCACTCAACTTTAGTGCAAAAACGATAAAGATCTCTTTGAGAGACTTCAATAAGTATAAAGCAAGGGATTTTGTGACCGCTATTGACACCCTTTATCTCAAATACACAACGGAAGAAAAAAACCAGGCTATTGAGCAAAAGCTTTCATTCCTGAATGAGCAACTGGGAATTACCGAAAGGAAAATAGAAGAGTACGAGGACTATTTTGAAAACTTTACCATTGAGAACCGAACCACCAATATTCAGACGGACTTAGGTCGAACAATCGTGCTGTTACAGTCGCTCGACTCACAGCGATACGACCTTCAAAACAAGCTGACCAATATTCAGATGGCACAGGAGCAAATGGACAGGAATGAGCCATTGCTGCTAGCTAACTACAGCTCCAGGTCTTTACCAGAGTTCATATCCAGTTCTTTGACAGAATATAACAAGTTGTTCGGCGAGCGGGAATTGTTACTGGGTTCTTACAGTGAGAATACCTATGCCGTCTCTCGCATGACTCAGCGGCTGGCAACTTTGAAGAAAAATGTAACGAGCATCACAGAGGAGTACAGAGAAAACCTTGTGAAGGCGCTCAGGGAGCTGGACGTTAGAAAGGCCAACCTCGAACGTAACTTCGTCGAATTACCTTCGATGGGTACCGAGTTTAACAAAACAAGAAGGTTTTACAATCTTCAGGAGGAGTTCTATTTCTCCTTAATAAAAAGCAAGGCCGAGCTGGAAATCGCCAAAGCGGGAACGGTTCAGGATTTCGACATTCTGTCGCCCGCATCTTTGCCAGTGGATCCGGTGCATCCGAAACAGCTGCTCATTTATGGTGTTGGTGCCGTTAGCGGCCTTTTGTTGAGCCTTCTCTTTATTGGCTTGAGGTACCTGTTGGACAATAAGATATCTCATCAAAGAGAGCTTGAGCGCCTGGTTAGCGTGCCAGTTCTTGGTTCCATTCCGGTGTACAAGAGAGAGAAGTTGCTGACTACAAGGCTGTTGGTACATAAAGTTCCTCAGTCGGTATTAAGCGAGTCGCTACGCAGTATCAGGACAAACATGGACTTTTTACTCAATGGTGGAGACCAGCGGGTAATTGCTGTGACTTCTACCATTAGCGGTGAAGGCAAAACGTTTGTAGCAGTAAATCTGGGTGGTATTTTGGCTAAAACAGGACAGAAGGTGCTTGTGGTGGATCTTGATATGCGAAAGCCCAAGATACATTTGGCGTTTGGTAGAGAGAAAGATGACAAGGGGATGTCTACTGTCCTTATCGGGCGGGACAAATTTGAGGATTGTGTGCAGACGACAGAGATTGAGGGACTTGAATACTTAGGCGCTGGCCCTATTCCTCCAAATCCCTCTGAGTTGATGCTTGGGGAGAGGTTTGACAATTTTATCAGACAAGCATCGAAAACGTATGACGTAGTAATTCTTGATACACCTCCTGTTGGCTTGGTGACAGACGGCGTGATTGTAATGAAGAAAGCGGATTTAACCCTGTATGTAGTAAGGGCTGACTATTCCAGGAAGGTTTTCTTAAAAACGCTACAGAAGCTGATCAAAATGAACAAGTTCAACAACATTTCTGTCATTCTGAACTCAGTAAAAATTCTGAATAAGAAAGGCTATGGCTATGGTTACGGCTATGGCTACGGTTACGGCTATTACGACGAGGATCATAAGGAAAAAAGTTAA